Below is a window of Chloroflexota bacterium DNA.
TGCCCGATCCAGTCCCAGTTGGTGAACAGACCGCCCTCAAAGACGAATTGCTCCATCGGTCTTTGGGGAGCGCGTGGCGGCAATTGTTTCGGCAGGCGCGGCGCAAGCACGGCGGCGGGAGTGGTTGTTTTCATCTGCTCGGAGTTTACCCCAGGCACTGCACAATCGCAAGCAATGCGCCGTCCCGTCAATCCTCTTCGATGAAGCTCAACGCGCTGTCGAGGTCGGCCATCAGGTCAGTGGCATCCTCCAGCCCGACGCTGACACGGAAGAACTGTTGCCCGTGGTAGTCGTGGTAGACCATGATCAGGCTTTCCTCGTGGCCGAGGCAGGTGGCATGCGTGAACAGCCGCAGCCGCCGCAGAACTTCCGGGCGCTGGCTCGGGTCGCCCTTGATATCAAAGTTGAGCATGCCGCCAAAGCCGTTCATCTGCTTGGCCGCGAGATCGTGCTCGCTGTGGCTGGCCAGCCCGGGATAGCGCACCCAGGCGACCGCGCGGTGCTTTTCCAGGAACTCGGCGACCGCCAGCGCGTTTTGGTTGTGCCGCTCCATGCGCAGCGCAAGGGTCGTCGTGCCGCGCATGATCTGCCAGGCGTTGAACGGGCTGATGCAGCCGCCCATGTCCTTGACCGCAAAGCGGCGAATCTTGGCGATCAGGTCGCGGCGGCCCAGCACCGCGCCGCCCAGTGCATCGCCGTGGCCGTTTATGTACTTCGACAAGCTGTGGATCACCAGGTCGGCCCCGAGCGCCAGCGGCTGCTGGGTGGTCAGTCCCGACCACGTGCTGTCCACGGTGAGCAGCGCGCCGGCGGCGTGGGCGATGCGTGCGATGGCTGCGATGTCGCTGATGCGCGTCGTAGGGTTGCCGGGCGTCTCGATGTGAACTAGCCGCGTCTGCGGCGTCAGCGCCCGGCGCACGTTTTCCGGGTCCGACGTGTTGACAAGCGACGTTTGGATGCCGAACTGGTTTGGCAGGTAGTCGAGCAGGACGTTGCGTGTCGAGATGTAGGCGATATCGGACGAGACGACATGCTCGCCGGTCTTTAACAGCGCGAACAGCGTGCCCGACACCGCCGCGACGCCACTGGCCGTGACGACGCAGTCCTCGCCGCCCTCGAGCGCCAGCAGGCGCTCCTCCAGCCAGCGTTGGTTGGGGTTGCCGTCGCGCGCGTAGATGAACAGGCTGCCGTCGAAGTCAAACTGCGGCGGCATTTCGTAGTTGTTCGACATGATCAGCGGCGGCTTGATCGCTTTGGTCCCGGCGTCGGGCACGCTGCCGGCGTGAATGCTGCGCGTGTTGAAGCCCATCGTTGAGTAATCGGTCATGGGAATAGTCTCCGGTCGTAGATTGGTGGCTGAAGTACGGAGCGGTTTCTCGAACCAACCGATACGCAAACGTCATTGCGAGAAGGCGAAGCCGACGAAGCAATCTCGACAAGCCTCAAGCCGAGATTGCTTCGCCCCCTGCGGGGGCTCGCAACGACGCTTATGGGCGCCTCACGCGGCCGGCAGCGCCTCGTGCAGCAGGCGCAGCCAGTTCCCGCGCATGAAGCCTTCGATGTCGTTGGCGCTGTAGGCGCGCGCCCGCAGCCGCGCCGGAAATTTCTGCAGGTCGGCGATGGTGTCGACGTCGCTCGGGCATTGTTCGGTGCCGAATCCGCCGTCCAGATCGGTGCCGATCGCCACGTGGCGCGCGTTGCCGGCGAGTTGGCAAATGCGATCAACGTGGTCGAGCACGGTGTTCAGCGTCACGATCTCCGGATTTGGCTGCATTGTGTCAAAGCCGGGGTGCAGCATCCAGTCATCGAACGCCACGCCGATGACGCCGTCGCGGGCGATAATGGCGCGGATCATCTCGTCCGTGAACTGGCGCTGGTGCGGCACCAGTGCGCGGCAGCAGTTGTGCGTGGCGATGACCCGGCCGTGGAAGACGTCGATCGCTTCCCAGAATGTGCCGTCGGCCGTGTGGGTCAGGTCGAGGATGACGCCGAGCTTCTCCATGTTGGCGAGCAGTGGGCGTGCGGGCGGAAACAGGCCGCCGACGGTGTTTGTGCCGTGTGCGTAGTAGCTGCTGCCATAGTGCGAAAGGCTCAGCACGCGCAGGCCGGCATCCCACCACGGGAAGATGTCGTCCGGTTCCAGCAGGCAATCTGCGCCCTCGATGCAGAGCACATAGCCGAGCGGCGCGGCTTCTGGCGAACGCGTCCACTCGGCCTGGTGCGCCTCGATTGCCGACCGCGTCGATAGCTGCCGCAGGACGCCCTGCTTCTCCAGAAGGCGGTAATACAGCAACTGCGCCTGTCCCGCGACGGTGCACGCCTCCGCGCTGAAGTCGAGTGGCGTCTTGAAGCCGGTCGCGCGCCGCGCGTTGACGGTGGCGAAGCATATGAATATCTCGCCGCGCCGCATCTCGGGGAAGCAGACCGTATTGCGGGCGCGGCCTTTGCCGTCCATGCCGACCTCCCATGCGCGCACTTCGTGAACGGTCTGCTTCAGGTCGCGATTGAAGAACAGTGCGTTGTAGCCGAGGTCGAGGTGTCCATCGATGCACAACATGCGTCGTCTCCTTTGAGCAATCGGGTGGTGGTGCGTTGGGCTACATCAGTTCGACGATGCACGCTTCGCCCTGGCCGACGCCGACGCACAGTGTCGCCAGACCGTAGCGCACCTGGCGTCGCTGCATCTCATATAGTAGCGTGGTCAGGATGCGCGCCCCGGAGCAGCCCAGCGGGTGCCCCAGCGCGATGGCGCCGCCGTTGACGTTGGTCATATCGTGGCTCAGGCCGAGTTCCTTCATGACTGCCAGTGCCTGCACCGCAAACGCCTCGTTCAGTTCGACCAGGCCGATGTCGGCGATGGACAGGCCGGCGCGCTCCAGTGCTTTGCGCACGGCTGGCACGGGGCCAAGGCCCATCACACGCGGGTTCACGCCGGCGGCCGCGCCGGTCACGATGCGTGCCATTGGGCGCATACCCATCGCACTCGCCTTCGACTCGCTCATGAGCAGCAGGGCCGCCGCGCCATCGTTGAGGCTCGACGCGTTGCCGGCCGTGACCGTCCCGCCGTGGCGGAACGCCGGCTTGAGCGCCGCCAGCTTTTCCAGCGAGGTGTCCTTGCGCGGTTGCTCGTCGCGATTCACCTGCAGCGGGTCACCCCGGCGCTGTGGAATGCTGACGGCCGTGATCTCGGCGTCGAAGCGGCCGGACTCCTGCGCTGCGACCGCCCGCTGGTGCGACGCCAGCGCAAAGGCGTCCTGTTCCGCGCGCGAGAAGACCTTTTCAATCTCGTAGATGTTCTCGGCCGTTTCGCCCATCGCTTCGAGCGGGAAGCGCGCTTGCAGTTTCGGGTTCGGGTACCGCCAGCCGAGCGACGTATCGTAGACCGTCACGTTGCCGGTGGGGAACGGCCCTTCGGCTTTTGGCATGGACCACGGCGCGCGCGTCATGCTTTCGACACCGCCGGCGACCAGGACATCGCCCTCGCCGCACTTGATGGCGCGCGCCGCGTTGTTCACCGCCGCGAGCCCGCTGGCGCAAAGCCGGTTGACGGTCTGCGCCGCCACGGACTGCGGCAGGCCGGACAGCAGAGTCGCCATGCGCGCCACGTTCCGGTTGTCTTCGCCAGCCTGGTTGGCGCATCCGAAATGCACCTCTTCGATCGCGGCCGGGTCGATGCCGCTGCGCCGGACCAGTTCGGCGATCACATGGGCGGCCAGGTCGTCCGGACGCACGTCTTTGAGTACGCCGCCGTGTTTGCCGATCGGCGTTCGTATTGCGTTGACGATGACGGCAGAATGCATAGCCTCTCCTTTGCTCGATGCGGGGGGTCTTTCTGCACGGCCAGTTTACCTGAGCGTGACGCCGGGCGCAACCCGCTAGCTTTGACGCTTTGACGGGTTATACCGCCAAACTGTCGGGGTTGCGCCCCCTCGTCATGCCGGCATGGTGTTAGCCGGCATCCACTGTCTCCATAGCCAGCGCCACCTTTTTGAATGGATTCCGGCCAATAACATGCCGGAATGACGGTCTGGCTTACCGTGCGATCCCTACACTTTTGCTGTATACCCGCTTTGACGCACCGATGGCGGCGACTATAATCGTCAACAAGGGTGGCGTGTCTGTGGCCGATCTCGCAGCGTGCGCGCCGCCAATCTGGCTGACAAGGAGCCGTATATGGATCCCGTTCGCATTCTCTACGTTGGCGACTCCGAGATTGTCCTGAACCGCTATCTGGTCGGCGCAGACGTCATTGAACAGTCCTACTTCAATGACAACGGCCAATGGTTCCGGAAGGCGATGGCGCCCGACCCGAGCGTTGCGGTGCGGCACATTACGCCGCATGGCGTCCCGGCGGAGTTCCCGGCCACGCTGGCCGAACTGAAGCAGTATCAGGTCGTGATCTTCAGCGATGTCGGATACAATTCGATGATTTTCTATCCCGGCCTCACGCCTCCGTATGTGTACCCGCTGGGCCCGGATCGCGTCGGCATGGTTCGTCAGTTCGTGGCAGAGGGGGGCGGATTCCTGATGGTGGGCGGCTACCTGTCGTTCGGCGGGATCAACGGGATTGCGCGTTGGTGGGACACGGATATCGAGGCCATTTTGCCGGTGCACATCGCGCACCATGACGACCGGGTCGAAGTCACGCAGGGCTTCCAGTTCGAGCGGGTCCTGCCGGATCATCCGATCGTGGCCGGCCTGCCGTGGGACGCGGCGCATTGGACATTGTGCGGATACAACCGGCTGGCAGCCAGGCCGGAGGCAACGGTCGTCGCGCGTTACCAGGCGGATCCGATCATCGCCTGCCGCGCATTCGGCAGCGGGCGTACGGCAGTATTCGCCTCGGACTTTGCCCCGCACTGGGCCGGCGATTTCGTTCACTGGCCTCACTACGCCGCGTTCTGGCGGCAGATGGTGCGCTGGCTGGCGAAGCGCACTGGATAGCTGCGAGGCGGCCTCCGCTCTCCTGGCGATTGGGCCGCTAAACGGCCCCGCAGTAATGGCACCGGCGGCGCGCCAGAAAGGCGCGCCGCCGGGTTGTGTGGCTTGCGTCACGCACTCATGCGGTGGACTATTCGTATCTCAGGGCATCAATCGGGTTGAGTTGCGAAGCACGGCGCGCCGGGTAGATGCCGAAGAACAGACCGACGGCTGACGAAAAGCTCAGCGCCAGGATGACCGAGCCGGTGTCGATGCTCGCCTGCAGAAGCCCGGAGATGCTGACGGCCAGCGCAATCGCCGCGCC
It encodes the following:
- a CDS encoding aminotransferase class I/II-fold pyridoxal phosphate-dependent enzyme; this translates as MTDYSTMGFNTRSIHAGSVPDAGTKAIKPPLIMSNNYEMPPQFDFDGSLFIYARDGNPNQRWLEERLLALEGGEDCVVTASGVAAVSGTLFALLKTGEHVVSSDIAYISTRNVLLDYLPNQFGIQTSLVNTSDPENVRRALTPQTRLVHIETPGNPTTRISDIAAIARIAHAAGALLTVDSTWSGLTTQQPLALGADLVIHSLSKYINGHGDALGGAVLGRRDLIAKIRRFAVKDMGGCISPFNAWQIMRGTTTLALRMERHNQNALAVAEFLEKHRAVAWVRYPGLASHSEHDLAAKQMNGFGGMLNFDIKGDPSQRPEVLRRLRLFTHATCLGHEESLIMVYHDYHGQQFFRVSVGLEDATDLMADLDSALSFIEED
- a CDS encoding dipeptidase → MLCIDGHLDLGYNALFFNRDLKQTVHEVRAWEVGMDGKGRARNTVCFPEMRRGEIFICFATVNARRATGFKTPLDFSAEACTVAGQAQLLYYRLLEKQGVLRQLSTRSAIEAHQAEWTRSPEAAPLGYVLCIEGADCLLEPDDIFPWWDAGLRVLSLSHYGSSYYAHGTNTVGGLFPPARPLLANMEKLGVILDLTHTADGTFWEAIDVFHGRVIATHNCCRALVPHQRQFTDEMIRAIIARDGVIGVAFDDWMLHPGFDTMQPNPEIVTLNTVLDHVDRICQLAGNARHVAIGTDLDGGFGTEQCPSDVDTIADLQKFPARLRARAYSANDIEGFMRGNWLRLLHEALPAA
- a CDS encoding thiolase family protein, with translation MHSAVIVNAIRTPIGKHGGVLKDVRPDDLAAHVIAELVRRSGIDPAAIEEVHFGCANQAGEDNRNVARMATLLSGLPQSVAAQTVNRLCASGLAAVNNAARAIKCGEGDVLVAGGVESMTRAPWSMPKAEGPFPTGNVTVYDTSLGWRYPNPKLQARFPLEAMGETAENIYEIEKVFSRAEQDAFALASHQRAVAAQESGRFDAEITAVSIPQRRGDPLQVNRDEQPRKDTSLEKLAALKPAFRHGGTVTAGNASSLNDGAAALLLMSESKASAMGMRPMARIVTGAAAGVNPRVMGLGPVPAVRKALERAGLSIADIGLVELNEAFAVQALAVMKELGLSHDMTNVNGGAIALGHPLGCSGARILTTLLYEMQRRQVRYGLATLCVGVGQGEACIVELM
- a CDS encoding cytoplasmic protein — translated: MDPVRILYVGDSEIVLNRYLVGADVIEQSYFNDNGQWFRKAMAPDPSVAVRHITPHGVPAEFPATLAELKQYQVVIFSDVGYNSMIFYPGLTPPYVYPLGPDRVGMVRQFVAEGGGFLMVGGYLSFGGINGIARWWDTDIEAILPVHIAHHDDRVEVTQGFQFERVLPDHPIVAGLPWDAAHWTLCGYNRLAARPEATVVARYQADPIIACRAFGSGRTAVFASDFAPHWAGDFVHWPHYAAFWRQMVRWLAKRTG